The Labrus mixtus chromosome 18, fLabMix1.1, whole genome shotgun sequence DNA segment CCCCATCCTACTCGCGGCTTAACCCGCATTACCACAGCCTCTTGACTCCTGAGTACCCAGTAATTGCTGTTATTTTCAAGCGTCTTTCCACAGTGTCTGACAATATGAAAACACACGGTTGCTTGTTTTACAGTAgatttaaaaacttaaatttcACAAAATGGACAAACAACATCAGATATTCCTACTGTTGACAAgcgtgctgctgtgttttactGCTGCTAGAAGTGATCACAAACACAGGCACCCAGTGAAGTAGACAAAGAGGTGTGTGATGAATACCACCTCTGTTTAACACAGCTTACTTATCACGACTGGATTATAATGTCGAAATCCAACCCAGCTACAACTATAAAGATGTTTTGGAGTGTGTAAtgataaatcatcttttttattcatttaaagtaaTCAAATGGACGTCCACCACTCTAGCCCTTTCTGAGAATCTGAGGTATAAAGCTCTGAAGTATGATAAAGGGTTACACAGTATATCATCATGATGGCATGCAGGCCAAGGCGGAAACAAATCTTtcaataattcaaaacattcCTCCTTTAATCCTTCTCTGCTCTAAGATTGTGTTGAGATGTCTTTTACCAAGGTCAAAGCAGGAGGAGgggatcaaaacaaaaaattcaAGCTTCTCTGCAGAGTCGCTTTCCGACGCACAGAGACCTTTTGGAGACGAGTTTTCAATCAATAAAGCCGAGACTTCAAGAACCATTCTGAGATCACAGTTTCAAATGGATAAAACATCCAGATGTGCTGtatcaaataagaaaaatactCAGCAAGAGATGATTCATGTAAATCAAACTCATAAGGGACTGAAGAAACAGCTTTACAGCTCCTACTACAagatagacccccccccccccccctccctcggTTTAATAAATGCAAATCTTGACATTATCCCCAGCAGCATCCTGAAACTATAGAAGCAGTTCAACCAGAAAGGACGACTCCCCCCGGCACTTATGACACACGTCTATTATCTCTCAATAGCCTTTTATCCCATCACTTTTCTTCACGTTCTCTCTGCAGTTATTCTTCTGTGCTCTTCATTCCCCCTTTCTCCCATTCAATGGTCGCTCCCTGACCTCCTGTGCGGGGTAGATCTCATTTTCGGTCTGTGCTTTCCAAATAATAGAGCAATCTGTACATTGCCCTCATTTCCTTCCCCACCCCTTCCTATtgaaatatatactgtatactgtgtATTCACTCTCTTGTTATATTATTGTCTTTAAAGAACTTATCCTGTCCCAAACACCACAAGCATACAGGACCATGACCCAATCCAATAACTAGTTATAAGTCTGTAATATGGTGACATTCCATCCTGGTTTTAATTACCTTACTatcaatatacagtatgtatccTTGTAGCTTTGTAGtgagctgaatgtgaatctCAAAGACGACTTCAATCCTAAAGTTGGAGAGAAGCTGAGACATCACTTCATCGCtgcatatttttctcatgtTGAAAAAGGTTTGACCTTGGTGCCTCAGTTTGGCCTGCAGTTTAGTCCAAGTATCTcgttgtagctttttttttaaccagcttGATAAGAGACACCAATGAGGACAACGTGGACGTTCTGTACCGAATGTACCACAGAGCTGTGTTAACGCAGACAGAAAAATAGATATTCAGGAACAGTGTCTTCTCGTGCGGCTTAATCAGCAGATAAACGTCAGCATCACACTGTGAATTAAACAGACGTTATTTTGTCAGTTATAGTCCTGATTAAGCTTAAATGACCACTTGGGAAAACTACACAGAAGCTCAGAATACTGAAGATAtcttcttggaaaaaaaagctctctaCCGTTGTACTGCCCTTGTTCATCAACATGTGATTTAAATGGTAAACAgtcttgagcttgtatagctcttttctagtcttctgactactcaaagacaaaagtgtgtgtgtgaatattaaCCAATAATACATGGATAAATGACAACTAGGTCAAATATAAGTCCATGAGAGCCAGTAGCAGAGCCTTCATATCAGAAATTAGAGAAAAGGCTTCATTCAAAACCCTTTACTGTTTTAGAAGGCCACAGTTACCAAAGTCAGAATTTCCTTATGCATCTTCTAAATAGAGCTGCATTACATGTAGTTCATATGCAGTACTGGTTTGTTACACTTATTTCATTTTTGCGTATAGTTTTGAATGACTGATTTCTAGACGAACAAAGCCATGCATGCAAGAGTTTGAAGCATGTCTGAAAGATTCTGTGGTATTTCATTAAACCTCAATATGACTGGGACTCATCACTTGTTAGTACGGGGAACACTTGACTAACTTAGCCCGGGGAAACTTTATAAACCAGCTTGATTTCTTCAGGAGctcaacaccttttttttagtAACAACTTTTCTAAATTGAGTCCAGGTATGTCTGTGTACTATATTACTGGCTTACCTTGTCTTAGTAGATGAGTGTGGTGTGCAACAAattctttcctctttttgttcaAATAGACCCTGCAGCGTAAAAAGACTGAATCTACACCTTGGTCTTCTGTGATGAGAAAATATCAAAAGGTCATTATCAGCTTTGATCATTAAAACATggcatcattttaaaattggTCAAGAGGGGGTTAAGCTTTTTGGATTCTTACATCATGACTCATGTATTATGGTTTGAGTTGTTGGTTATTTTCATGCATAAATTGATGAAAGTGGTTATTGACTTATTATTGGAGATTTAATTCAAATATAATTGTTAATTTGAGTTAAGAAACTTTAACTTGTTTGCCatattaatgaaaatgtttgttaaattagttcatatttaaactgttttacaCTTGTCAGATGTCTTGATTGTAACCTTCTATAAGAATGAAAATCATTTAACATTACAGAGACAGTTTGTCCCCTAATGCTGACGATTAAAAAAGCATCCACTTAGCTCAGAAACAACTCACGGCTAGATGCCAGTGAGGCAGAAAAGCTCAGGTGAGAATTGGGGCAGAGCGGTGTAAACAGTGTGGCCAGCAGCCCAAATCCACACTGATAACGAGGCAATTAGAAAATTAGCTGTTTTATTTCCTGACCAATTATACGCCCCATTAGGGCTCGCAAACATTCGCCTGTGCATCTACTTCCTGTTCTCTGAAGGGAGTCTAAAACTCTGCAGCATCACCTCACTGTGGTTTCCTCTGAAACGCTCTTTTAACAGTACAACATGAATGTATTTGGCACAACTAAAGAGAGCCTGGGTGTGGACATGGAGATAGACACAAGCATAcggaaataaatcattttagatACTAAAACGTTTAAAGGATCTAAATTCAATCTGACGTTCAATTTGAAACCGTTCTGCATCATGGTATCAGCTCCTTAAATGTAATGCATTGAATAAGCTGGCACCTGTCTGCAGTCTATTACCATGTGGGACTTAAGACTGACAGGAGCTCTTGTAGTAACGTGATAAGCCTGGGGAAACAGAGCAAGATTAAGCTCAAGCAAGAAAGCTGCTGGCATCCACACACCACAGATGACATCGTTATGACAGCTCTAGTACACACACGGGGAAACGAACAACAACCCCAGAGATTTATGAGTTACACTCCTGTCCTGTTTTGTTCATTCAGTTTATGATCCATATCAAACATACAGTACTCGTCTCTCTTGGTAACTTAAGTATTGTACTGATGGTTTATCAGCAGAATTATGTGCATAACGTTCTACCTTCAGGGTTTGCCTGTTGGCTGCCATCCCAGGAGGATTCTGCAGGTTGAGCCTCCCACAGTTATGGTCCCACACCTGAGCAGCgtcatgatttttgttttgcactggTGTGAGACTTAAACTGGAGTCGACAGAGTTGGCAGCAGGCTGGCATCCTATCTGTTCCTCCTGTTACGATGTGCTTGGTAAACTGTCAGCTTTTCCATCCATCAAACACAGTATCCACCCCTCACTGAGAGCCTGGAGTCTGTTATCAAATCACTCTCCACAATACAGCCATGGATCCACGAGCCACAGGTTTGGACCTGAGTGAATTTCTTATTCCCAACAAAGACATCAAGGTTGGTTCAATGAATCCTATAATTGTCCATCAGTTTAATTGgattttgtgcaatttaaaaaaaatgtaaagtgtaaTTTCCAGTTCCATTTAAGGCAGTATTTGCTGATATGCAACATTATCACTGCATTATCCATCCTACTCTTAAGATCTCTGGGTTCAGAGCTCGACAGAGCTTTACTACCTTCCCTCCTACACAAGAGAAGATAGTCTGCACCAGGGTCAGTTTAACTGAGTTAAATATGGAAATGGTTGTCAGAGTAGGAGGAAGGTCAAGGCAACCTCACAGAAATTTGAAGAGAATGAGCATCTGTATTATTAATGAGAAGAAAGTGAGTTTCATACATAAAGAGAAAGTCTAAAGTCTTCACTGTCTTTTATGTTGAATACTTTTAGGAGCAATTTTTTCACAATAAGATGCCACAAAATCTGCGATTAAAAGTGCGTGTTACCAGTTTACAGACTGAGACTTTTGTCTTTACTCTGCCCTAATTTTGTCTGCGTTTCCGCAAGTTTTCTGAAAGCTTACGGATACCTATGAAGCAGTGAAGCCAACCGTTGAAGCACGACCAGCACGACCAGCAAAACACAGCGAGGAAGAATACTTAGCATTTCAATACTTGAAAATGGCATAACTTTCAGAGGGAAGTTTGTGCTAGTTGGTTAGGAACTACAAAAAGGGACGGACGACTACAACAGAACAGCTGGGTGGAGATCAGATGGAACTGAATGTCAGTCGGAGGGCAGTGAAGGGAAAGTGAAGGTCCCTGCAAGACTGCACGCTCTGAACGTTCATCCAAACGTAAAGGACATGTGGGAGTATAGATTGGTCATGACATTCATataatttaaaacacatgtatCTATGTTCATATTTAAAGGAAGCATAAATTAGACCTAatactttatttaaagtgacatATCCATCATCATGCAAAGTACACTAATTCCGTGTTTTTTGGAAATATCAATCCTTGGTTATTGCTGTAGGAGACATGTTTAGGGAAGTTTTTCCATAGATAATGCCATGAATAATACAACAGGTTAAATTGTTCTCAAAGATGTGGCTTGCAGGGATAAACAGATCAATATCTGATTAAGCTGCTGAGGTTGCTGCTTTCTTTACTGGCAAGAGAAACCACAACCAAAAGCTTTCCCTtctcaaataacaaacacaatgtgTAGCCAGGAAGTGTCCATTTATGTGGTTTGACAATGAACAATGAAATTCTACTTTGACTTGTTTGATCAGCCTATATTATGTATTAGTGTGTCACGAAGTCAGTATTAAGTTCAATGAAGGGAGAGGTTAGTATCCGATGTTTTTACAAAGCTTCACATATTTTGTTAACCGTGTCATTGGTTAAAGAACTGCCTGAGATTCTACTgtgatgttcaacaatattatgAAGGGTGGAAAGCaatttcaaaaaaatgtgttttacactTCAGGCACAGAATGAAATGTGTCAACATCacataaattaattatttagtGTTGTATATGTGCTTGAAACCAGCTGATCAGTGTCAGATGCTTTGAGTCATAGCTGACACATATTGTTGGCCATCCTCATTGACCTCACTTTAGCAGAGCGCTCGACAGATGCTGTGTGCGAGGAACAAGCATGCATTTTCATAGGCACCAGGTGCTGGCTGTCATCATGCATAATCAGCTTCAGACTGGCTTACAGCACAGTATGACAACAGTCTGGCATTGAAGTGCCACTCTGTGCCAACAAGAAGTATTAACAAAGAACAATTAGCACAGAGGgttattttcacttttcttacccCCCAGTAGTTTGGACTGACAGTTGACGAACTCGGGTTTCCGCGCGGAGCTGTAGCGCTGGCAGGTGTGGTGGAGAATCTGAATGAAGGTGCACTTCTCTCCTGCTGATCCAGCGACCCACTGGTCGAAAGCATTTTCAAACATCAGGTCGAACTCTGGACAGTCCTTGGAGAGAATAACAGACCggaaaagatgttttgtttttgttgcctgctttttaaaaaaaaaatgttttaatggaaatatgaaacaaatgaaTAGCAGACATAAAAGTTACATACTTTGTTTGGGTCAATGCCGTTGACCTGCCGTAGCTGGTCAACTGTCCACTGGGATCTTTTTATGAAGGAAGTGGATCCTTGGAACTGCTTCACTTTAGTTATGGATACGTGGGACGGTTTCTTATTTGTAACtgtggaaacaaaacaataaaacacacctgATAAGTTTTTTAACAGCAGTTATTTAATATATCAATATGGTGTAACTATAGCCACGTTTATCATATATCTAGAAAGTTAAGGTTTGGATAAATACACAGTTCAGGTCACAAGATGAACCAATATGAATACTAGAGCCAAGAATAAACCTTGCTGAGACAAGGTGATATATTCACTCttatccaacaacaacaaagacattaatATAAAGTTCTAAAACAAAGACCATAAACAGACACAGATTAATTCTTCTTTTCTACCCACTCTGTTAATTTGTGAGCATTAATCTTACATAAAGTACTCTGTGCAATGTGTGCAATGAGTTCCAGTGTCCCGGCTACATGAAGAACATTTTCCACACCGATGGTTTggagaacacaaacacttgtTTAAATTGTTCCTGTCAAAGAATAAATTGCTCCGCATTTTCACACCTTGTTGGACACAACCCATTTCTCTTCTACTGCAGTGCTGACTAAATCAAAGCAGGTAACAAAAGCGCACGACATCCAAGCATCAGCAACTCACAAAGAGAAACATTGGACATAATGACAACACAGCCAACAAAAACACTGTGCTTTCATTTGAACTACTGGGTACTGCAAAGTTTTATGATTTGATGCAATATCATACTTTGGTGGTTCCTAATATTTACATTATCCAGGTAAAAAAGGATCAGTCTGTTCCTGCTGATTCTTGGAGGAATGTTCTCATATTTTGAAGCTTTTCTAAAAGGTTGGTAAcataagatacattttttttttttttttaaagatttgtttttgggtttttgtgcctttatggagagagctaggacagtggatagagtcggaaaccagggagagagagtggggagtgacatgcgggagggaggccacaggcgggatgcgagcccgggccgcccgcttgagacgacagcctcaatacatggggcgcgcgccctaaccattgcgccatCAGCAAGCCCCCATAAGATACATGTACATATTGTGTATCTACATATATGTAGATATTATGTACATAACTATCAAGCTGAGGTGATGCCAAGATACCAAATAATCCTTCTAACTTAATCTCCTGTTCAATGACATCATCTTGTCCTCAGTTTGGCCCACTTGCCCTTTGTtcaaacaaagtgtgtgtggttGGATAGTGAAACCCTTTGTACTTCTTCACTAATGTTGCTTTTTTAACCTCTGCAGTGGACCTCTATATCCGCTCTCCCACATTAGCCATTGTGGGGTCATCTTTGGGTCACTTTCACTCTTTAGTCTGTTTTCTTCTTGCTTTCCTGCAAGTTGCCATGTTATTGAACACTTCTGACTTATGTTCAGGTTTGGTTTGGGAAAGATTTACCACGCCCCTTTTTCAGGCTTTGAAAACAAAGGTGAGGCTGAGTGTTATATCAGGTGACATTTTCAGGATGTTATGTGTATCCATTTAGACAGCTGTAGTTAATACTCGAGGTCCAGCAGGGTTTAGACGCACACAATGCAGGCAGACGTTGGCAGGCTGTCATTCTTTTCcaatcttttcttttaaacttttattatcAGAGAGAACGCCACTACCATGTCGAGCAGCTGAAGTGAGTGATCGGATCTGTTTGGGGGTCACAGAAGAGGTTAACAGAAGCTTGTTAAACCAGAGAATTTCATAAAGAGGATGACAGCTTGATGTAATGAACAAACGTGTTGAAAACTAGGAGTTTAGAAAGTCAGGTCATCCAATTCACAGCAGGAATAATTTGTTTCTGAGCTACAGTTGTTTGCAGATGATAGACTTTAGCAGTCGAACCATTATTTTCCTCTTACTGATAAAGGAGAGATGggcttttaaaatgaagattGGTAGCGGAGAGATAAAAGAGTATGAATTCAGCTAGTAACTGTCTCTTAAAGATCTTTTCCTCCATCAAATCCTACCAGAAACACCCGATAATGTATGAAGCTGATACTCATGACTCTTTTCAgtatcaattaaaaaaagcttggccttgaaaatgtcacatatttAGAACAAACGTCTATGACATGTTCTCAAGGCCCAAgatcttcaacttttttaaggtgTTCATCTTTTGTATTAACTTTTAGCACAGGTCTATGTTGATAGTATGAGCTGCCTTTCATTCTAGCAGAATATGCCAAGCTGCACGCAAACACTTATGCTGTGTTGTTAAATTTGCTGTACCTtaaagcaggagagaaaaaaaaacccattacaATACACTGTACAgcacaacagaagaaaagaagtaCCTATGACTGACTTCTccattagggttagggttttggGAGTAACTTTAACTGTATGCTCAGACGTAATCTGGTGGCACTGTTTGGCATTTTATCTTTTAGACATTTCCCTGAGATCTGACGTCTTAGAACATCCGTGAATAACGTGAAAGAAAAGATGCTTTC contains these protein-coding regions:
- the stxbp6 gene encoding syntaxin-binding protein 6 isoform X1; translated protein: MSAKSAINKEVFTPHDEKMLAAVQVKRRTKKKIPFLATGGQGDYMTFICLSVTNKKPSHVSITKVKQFQGSTSFIKRSQWTVDQLRQVNGIDPNKDCPEFDLMFENAFDQWVAGSAGEKCTFIQILHHTCQRYSSARKPEFVNCQSKLLGEDQGVDSVFLRCRVYLNKKRKEFVAHHTHLLRQGNSILHSAADSVTSAVQKASQALNERGERLGRAEERTADMMNSAEQFSVTAQKLAMKHKC